In the Polyangiaceae bacterium genome, CCCTGCAGATCTGATCGTGGTGAACCCGCCGCGGCGCGGGCTCGGGTCGGAGCTTTCGGCCTGTCTCGACGTAGCCGGTGCCCGCCACATCCTCTACTCGAGCTGCAACGTCGCGACCTTGGCCAAGGACCTCGCCGCCATGCCTCACTACGCCCCGCAGCGCGCACGCGTGTTCGACATGTTCCCCCACACGGAACACTTCGAACTACTGGTGCTGCTGGAGAGAGCGCGCGGAAGCTGGAACGAGCGAAGTGAGTCGAAGGACCCGAAGAACGCGCCGACTCAGATTGACAGCGATCCCTCGCGGAACTTGCTCGGCGCGAGGTGCACGTTGATGCACACGGGGGTTCCGCTCTTGGCCACGCGTTTGGCTTCGTCCAGGGTCTCGTCGACCTTGGCAGGGTCATCGAGCAACAGGCCCTTGCCGCCGTAGCCTTCTGCCACGCGGTGATAGTCGGTCTTGCGCAGCTCGGTGCCGACTGGGTCCCCGAGGATGGTGACCTGGTCGCGGGCAATTTGCTGCCAGCTGGCGTCGTTGCCGATCACGGCGATCGGTGCCAGGCCGCTGCGCACGTAGGTGTCGAACTCGGCGAGGCTGTAGGCGCTGGAGCCATCGCCGTAGAACAGCCACACCTCTGCCGAGGGCCGCACCGTGGCCGCGCCGACGGCGAAGCCGCCGCCGACTCCGAGGGTGCCGAACACGCCGGGGTCGAGCCAGCTCAGAGGTGAGCGTGGGCGCACGATGTAGGCGCCGGTGGCGACGAAGTCTCCGCCGTCGGCCACCAGCACGCTGTCGTCGTCGAGCTTCTCCTCGATGCGAAGGAACAGGTGGATCGGATCAATCAGCGGGCCAGCCGCGTTTGCGCTCGCGGCGATCTCTTCATCGCGCGCAGCCTCTTGCTGGCGGAGCTTGTCGAACCACGTTTGCCATTGCCCGCGCGCGCTCTGCTCGGCGAGCTGCACCAGAAAATGACCGGGGTGAGCCTGGACCGCGAGGGTCGGTTTGCGGTTCTTGCCCAGGGCTGTGGCGTCCAGGTTCACGCTGGCGATGAAGGCGTGCTTGTTGATCTTCTGGCCGTAGCCCAAGCGGAAGTCGAAAGGAAAACCCGCAACCAGCACGACGTCCGCTTCTTTGAGGGCGGCGGTGCGCTTGTGGCGGAACTGAATCTCGTTGTGGCGCCCGAGCAAGCCGCGACTCGAGCCTGCCAGGAACGTGGGGATCCCCAGGCGCTCGATGGCTTGCGCCAGCTCGCCAGCTCTTTCCGGTGTCAAGTTGACCATCGCTTGATTGCCCAGCACGAGCACGGGCCGCTCGGCTTTGGCGAGGGCGGCGGTCACTTCTTTCAACTGCGCACCGATGCTATCGGCGAAGGGGCTGCGCAAAGAAGGCCAGCCCGGGATCGGAATGTGGGGCATGTGGAACTGCTTCTTCAGGTACGCCTTGAGCGCGAGTTGCGCCGCCGCACCCACCGGTCCCTTCATCTTCTCGACGCCGGACTCCTTCATGTACCACTCGGAAACGATTGACTCGGGGTACAGCACGTCGACCGGCATCTCGAGGAACACCGGACCCGGGACGCCTTGGCTGGCAACCGCGAAGGCCTTCTCCAGCATTGGCACCAGGTCCTTCACCTTGTTGCAGCGGTCCGCCCACTTGGTGACGGTCTTCATCAACGAAAGTTGATCGATGTCCTGCAGAGATCCGCGACCGCGCAGCACTGTGGCGGTAGCGCCGCCCAAGATGATGATGGGTTGCTGCGCTTCATAGGCGTTCTTCACTGCCGTCGTGGTGTTGGTCACGCCGGGGCCTGCGGTCACCGCGCACACGCCCGGGATCCCCGTCATGCGGCTGGCGGCATCTGCCGCGAAAGCGGCACTCACCTCGTGACGCATGTCGATCACGCGCAGGCCATTCTGCTTGGCGCCCTGGAGCAGGGGAGAGATGTGCCCACCGCAGAGGTTGTATAGACACTTGACGCCGTGCGCGGCGAGCACTTCGCCGACGATGCTTCCGCCATGGGGATGGTTCGACATGGGGGGACTATGCGCGGGGGGCGCGCCGCAGGCCACGCAGAAATGCCGAGTGGGCGGCAGCTCTCTTCAAGTGCCCTTTTCGCGGCAAAGATGACACTGCAGCATGTGGTGCGGCGGGCCAATTTGTATCGGCTTTCTCGAACCTCCGTCTCACGTGGTATGAACTTGCGCGTGAACCGGACCACTGAATCGATGCGAACTTGGTTGATTCCAATCGCGGCCGGGCTGCTGCTGCCGGTGGCCTCCGTGTCTTTCGCGAGCTGCAAGAAGGACGAACCGCCCCCGCCTCTTCCCTCCGCAGCGCCGGAACCTGCTCCGAGCCCGCCGCTCGCGCTCGAGATCGAAGACGCGGGTGCACCTCCGGAGGACGTCGCACCCGACGTCAAGAAGAAGTACACGGGCGGCAGTTCGGCGAGCATGAAGAAGTGTTGCCAAGCCGTCGCGCAGAACGCCGAGAACGCGCCCGAGCCGACGAAGACCTACATGAAGCAAATGGCAGCCGCATGTTTCGCCGCCGCCGGCGCGGGCCGCGCGTGGAGCGGCGGTGGTTTCGCTTGCAAGTGAGGTGCTCCGACGCCGAGAAGCTCCCCCAGGGGCTTCGAGCGCCTGGGTTCACTGAAACACGAGGTTCAGGTCGACCCGCTTCGAGCTTTCCGGAGTGAGTGTGACGGTGACGACTTGGTTCGCTTCGCTGGCAGAGCCTGCGGACGCGCTTGCCAAGGCGTAGCCCTGGGGTACATAGACTCGAAAGCGGTATTCGAAGGGAACGGAATCTGGCGCACCGTGGTCGACGTCGAAAGACAGCGACAGCGTGCCGCTGCTCTCGTCCCAGCTCTCCTTCGCGAGATCCGTCCCGCCCTGGGTCAGGTGGCGGTTGTGGCCTAGGAACTGTGGGCGTCCAGTGGCCTCTCGGAGTGCGATCAAGGAATGACCGTGGGCGGGCACCTTCTGCGTGACGCGACCGCGCACCACACCCAAGAACTCCTCGGACCAGAACTCGTTGGCCAAGTAGTCCCGATTGGGGTCGAGTCCCAGATCGGAGAGCGCGACGTCGTAGCTGCGCTCCGCGTCGACCATCTCCGGCGGTGCGCCGTCTTGCGTGTAGTCCCAATTCCGACCCCAGTTCAGCAGGCCCAGCACCTTCCAGCTGGCATCCGACCCGGCGTGGGTTCCGTTCACGCTCAGCAGCCAGTGCTCGGGGTACATGCGGGTGAACAGATCCAGCGGTCGGGCAGAGGGGCCGTACACCGGCAGCAGCTTGCGCCAGATCTGGATCTGGGCTGGCGTCAGCGTGCGCAAGTCTTCACCGAACTCCACGATCGATCCGCTGAGACCGATGAAGGACGCCAGCGTGATGGCTTCCCGCTCGGTGACGGGTGGCTCGGGCTGACTCGTGTCCGTGCGGAAGAACAGCAGGTCGTTGTGATTCACCCACACGCGATCGTGCAGGTAGTAGCGGCGCGCCGCAGCCTTCACCGTGGCCTTGAAGCTTCCGCCGGATCCCAGCAGCAGAAACGGGTCCGTCTCCTCCCACAAGGGGGCGGTGTCCAGCGTCACCCGCATCGAGTCCACCACGCCGTAGTTCACACCCATCAGCGCGATTCCCAGGTAGAACACGTCGTCGCCGAGCACATCGCGGAACTTTCGGATGGCGCGCTTGTACACCTCCACGCTGGTGAGCTCGGGCGCGTCTCGGGGCATGTAGGGGAACGCCACGTAGGCGAAGTCGAGCTTGATCCAGCCCATGCCCCAGTCGTTCTTGTAGCGCTGCATGGTCTCAGCGATGAAGTCCAGCGCAGCGTCGTTCGATAGGTTCAGCGCGTGAACTCCGGCGTCCGGGCTGAGCAGCCCGCTGGTGGCATTGTCACTGGGATGCGCGAGCAGCTCGGGGTGCTGTTGTGCCAGGGTGGACGAGTCGTCGACCGTGAAGGCACTGATCCATAGTCCTGGGATCAGCCCGGCATCCGTCACCCGCTCCGACCAGGCTTGCATCCCCGACGGAAAGCGATCCGCGCGAGGAAACCAATCGCCGTCCGCAATCTGATAGCCGTCGTCGAGCTGGAAGTACTCGACGCCGAAGGGCGCGAACTCACGCGCCATCAACGCCGCCGCGGGATTCGATCGGCAGCAGGGCGCTCACGATTGGGTTGCGCTTCTCATCGGGGTAGTGGAGCTTCACGTCGACGTCCGCGGCGACATCGGCCCCGTTGTCCAGCACACGCAGACGAGTGGGATCCTCGCCTAGCTCGAGCCCCGCGGAGTGACGCGCAGCACGCGCACCTGGCTTTCGGTACGATTCGCCACGTCCAGGCGGATGACTGCTGTGTCGTGCGCGGCATCGTGCCACACGCGCCAGTCGAGGCCGATTCCCTCCGCCTGGCATTCGAGGTGTGCTCCGGTCACAGATTGAAAGTAGCCTGCGGCCGCCGGTGGCGTGTCCTCCGCCGTCCATCCGCCGCAGCTTCGGGTGTCGACCGTAATCGCGTCGCCGTTCACTTCCACCAGAGCTTCCGCCCAGCCCGCGCGGAGAATCACGGCGCCGGTGCGCTGGCGAAAGTCCACCCGACCGTCGGAGCGGGCGACGACCTGCAGCGCGGGACCGGGTTCCCCCAGGACGAGTGTCTCGTCTTCACCGCAGCCGATGAAGCTCAGTGCTCCGAGTGCCGCCAGGCCGAGTCGTCTCTTCGCCATGGGCGAAGAGCTTTCTGGCACCCCAGCGCAACGTCAACCTCGGACTGTCGTCGACCCTTCCGACCACGAGGGCCGACGGGGGATCCGTCGGCCTCTTGCAGGCGCGCGCCCCGAGGGTTTCGTGCCGCGCGAGTCAGGGGGTGAGTGCCGCGCACTCGGTGGCGCAAGCTTCGGAGCAGATCTCGCAAGCGCAGCCGACCAAGCTGCCGAAAGCCGAGTTGGCACTGCACCCGGTCGCCAGGTAGTCACCATCCCAACATTGCTTGCACCCGGGGTCGCCTCCACACGCCGAGGAAGGTGCCGAGCAGGCACTTGACGCGCACTGCTTGCATGCGCTGCTCACGAGCGTGCCGCTGCCCGTCGCGCCCGAACCGCCGGTTGCGCCCGTTGCCCCGGACCCGCCGGAACCCGAGACGCCACCGCCAGCGCCACCCGAACTCCCGGCGCCCGCTCCGCCCGCGCCACTGGCAGCGCCTTGGCCGGCGCCGCCGCCGCCCGCGCCCGCGGCGGCACCGAAGGCACCGAAACCACCGAAGCCTGATTGTGCGCCGCTACCTCCAGCAGCGACACAGCGGTTCGAGTGGCAGCTGAGCCCCGGATCGCAGCTACCGCCTGGCGTACACTCGCAACCTTCACCGCCCACCGCGCACGTGGAGCCGTTGGAGTTCGGCTCCGAGGAGCATCCTCCCAGGCCCGTGCTCAGAATGGCGGCAAGCAGTGCGGCGCCGGACGCGGCTAGTCTTCGTGAGTTCATTCGATCCTCCTTTGCTGTTTGGCTTTCGACTCAGTCACAACCGCGATAGCAACCGTAGGGGCCTTCGCCGCCGTAGCGACAGACGCCGTTGCCCCCCGACTTCTCGCAGTAACCGCAGTGTCCGCAGTCGCAATCACTCGAGCACTGACCTCCCGTGCTGCCCGAGCCGCTCCCGGTTCCGGTCACCGAGTACTCGATGTTGTTGTCGACCTCAGTGAGATAGGCCTTGATGCCCATCTGCGCGTCGGGGTTGGAGCCTTCGGTGAAGCAGCCCTTCGCGCCGATCGTGATGGCACCGCAGGACGAGGTGTTCTGGTCGATGTGGCCAAGCACGCAGTCCAGCGTCCAATCCAGCGCCGAGGACAAGCTCGCCGTCGGCGCGTTGCACGTGGGGTTTTGCATCTTGTAGCCGCCGCACCACAGGACCAGTGACGTCGCAGCAACGAGGCGAGCGTGGTCTCTCGAGCAGCTTTGGACCAAGCCGAAGCTGGGATCCGTCACACAGGCCATTTGCGCCGGGTCGTCGTGATACTGGCAGAGGGGCACGCACACCCGGTTGCTGCCGTCCCCAGAAACGTCGGCGCAGACGCCCGTCAGGTGCCCACCCGCGGTGAGACAATCTTCGTTCGTGCTGCAGACCGGCCCTTCGATCTTGCCTGGCTGAAGATCGTAGGCCTTGCCTTGATAGCACGCTTCACCCGACGGCCCTGCGTTGCCGCAGGCCTTGTTCGACCCGAGCAGACACCTGCCGCCGGTCGCGGAAAGCACGCAGATCTCGGCGCTGGTGCACTCGGCGCTCGAGCTACAGGTCGACGCGACGGGCGCGCCCGCAGCACCTCCTTGCCCCTGGGCCCCGCTGCCCCCCGTGCCGCCCGCTCCCGAAGAACCGCCTCCGCCGGTGTTGACGCATATGTTCGACAGGCAGCTCAGTCCGGGATCGCACGCGCCGCCCGCAGTGCACTCGCAGCTCTCGGTGCCGACGGCGCAAGCACCCGAGCCGTTGTTCTGCTCGCTCGCGCATGCTGACAGTATGACCACCGAGATCCCCAGGGCGAACGCCCCAGATGCCCGTCGTATCGATTTGCGCATCCATTCCTCCATCTGGCTCGTGCAGTTGCAGCATCCGCTTCAGCAACCGCCATGCCATCGACGAAGGCAGCGCCAGCGGCGTGCTTTTGCAGCCTGAACTGCCCGACTCGGGCGGGCTCGAACCGTTCAGCGGGCCACGAGGAACGGTTCACTCCGCGGTGGCCGGGCGCGGCGCGCGCCTAGGATTCGCAAGCGCGGCCTGCGTGCCGGCGTCAGGCTGCGAACCAGCGGTGAAAGCGCGGCGGCTGCTTTCGCGCGGAGCCGCCCGGCCCCGACGTTGGCCGGTTTGACACTCCGAGTGGGATGGGCACAATCCGTCGCAGCGTGACGAACGGCGCAGACAAGGACACGACCACGCTGGGCCGGTCGACGATCGACTCTTCAAGGGTCGAGTCGACGCGCCCCGCACCAAACGTGCCGTGCCTGACCATCGCTGCCCACTCCGACCTGCGTCGGATCGGCGCCCGCTGCCTGTTGCCGCAGTTGCTCCAAGGGAAGCGAGTAGAGGTCTCCCGAGTGACGCCCGAATTCGGAGCTCAACCCTTGCGCGACGCTCACGTGAGTCGGGAGCCCATCTTGCTCAGCATCGACCCCGGCGGGCTGCGGATCGACTGTCGGGGTTCACGTACTGGCGTTCACGTCGATGGCGAGGAGATCCAAGGGGCGGCCTGGGTCGATCTGGACCGGCTCGAGGCGGGTGTAGCGCTGGAACTCGCGGGCCACGTCGTGCTGGTTGCTCACTGGTCGCGGGGGGCCCCCGAGCCCAATGAGCGCTTCGGCATGCTGGGCGATTCCGACGCGCTGCACGTGCTGTTGGCGCAGATCGCTCAGGCGGCGAGTCACGATGCGCCTGTGCTCCTTCGCGGCGCCTCGGGCAGCGGCAAAGAGCTCGTGGCACACGCGATTCATCGAGCAAGCTCTCGCAGCGGGGGACCCTATGTTTCCGTCAACGTAGCGGCGATCTCGCCCTCCACCGCGGCTGCCGAGTTGTTTGGTCACCACCGCGGCGCCTTTACCGGTGCGGGTAGCGCTCACGGGGGTTGGTTCGGGCAGGCGGAGGGCGGCACGCTCTTCCTCGACGAGATCGGGGAAGCTCCCGAAACCGTTCAGCCAATGCTGCTGCGAACGCTCGAGACCGGCGAGGTGCAGCCCGTTGGTGGGCAAGGGCTGCGTCGCGTGTCGGTGCGGGTACTTGCGGCGACGGACGCGGATCTCGAGGCCGCTGCCGAGGGCGGACGGTTCCGAATGCCGCTGTTGCACCGCCTCGGAGCTCAGACCGTGCAGGTTCCAACCCTCGCCGCGCGCAAGAGCGACATCGGTGTTCTGCTCGTTCACTTCCTGGAGCGTGCGTTGGCAGAGATTGGGGAAGGCGTGCCCGAGTTCGACGAGAATCACCCGTTCTTGCCTGCGACGGTGGTGAGCCGAGCCCTCGCCTACTCTTGGCCCGGCAACGTGAGAGAGCTTTCGAACTTCGCTCGCGAGTTGGTGCTTACTCGGCAAGGGCGCCGCTCGCTGACGGTCGGCCCCACTTTCGATCGCGTCTTGCCTCGCGCCGGGGAGGTGACGCAGCGTGGGGAAGTGGCGCACACCGCCGTGACCAGTGTAGCCGCGACCCAGGTCGAAGCACCGCGGGAAATCGATGACGCGATGCTCCTGTCCGCGCTGCGCAACAACCGTTTCCGAGTTGCCGCTACCGCGCGCCAGCTCGGCATCGCCAAGAACACGCTCTACCAGCTGATGGATCGCTGCGCGGGCGTGCGCAAGGCCAAGGATTTGAGTCGCGAGGACATCCTAACGGTGCAGGACGACTGCGGAGGGGACGTCGAGACCATGGCTGAGCGCCTCGAGGTGTCCGAACGCGGCCTCAAGCTGCGTATGCGCGAACTGAATCTCGGCTAGAGCGGTGGGTCGCTCACTGACCGCCGCAGTCGCAGACGCCAAAGCCTGAACCGTCCGGCAAACAGGCCTGGCCGCCTCTGCAGCCGCCAGGTCCAACACACTCCTGAGTGCTGCCCGGCACACAGGCCGTGGCCGGCGCTCCTGCATCGGCGGCCGCTTCTACGGGTGGCAGTGGAGACGTGGGAACGGGTGCGGGAGTGGGCGCGGGCACCGGTTCTTGCGTTGCCACGGGCACCGGCGGCGGAAGGGCCGCGACTCCTTGACGAACGAGGGGGCAGCGCGCGACCGGTTCGCCCACTAGGCGAAAGCCCGAGCCCTGCCTCGCAACACTGTACTGAGTGAAGACGAGGCGCGTTGCAGGCTGCTCCGGGTCGTCCGGAATCACGTACTGCCAGGCGTGATTCCCTCGCACGTAGGTCGCGAAGTTGTGCCCGGCTGCATCTCGCCAGTAGTTGTCGATGGCAGACGAGCGCCCCGACGACTCGGCTTCGATCAGTTCGGGGCCCTTTTTGCCGCGCGCAAAGTGGTACGTGGTGTCGGGACCGGCGATGGTCTTGCCGTCTGCCAGTGTGCATTCTGGCGCCCTGAAGACGCCCACCGCGCTGACCGGCGGCAGGCCCTTGTGCTCATGCGCCCCTTTCAGGAACCACGTTGCACAGGACATCGATCCGCACGCCGCTCCCACTGCGACCAGCCAGCTCATCCAACCCACACGCACGTTCTTTTTCATCGAGTCTCCTCTCCGGCAGTTTCATCAGCAACCGGCATGCCATGGAGGGAGATGCCAAACGGATGGTGTTCCCAGGCGTCGGCCGACGTCAGCAGCTCCTGCGAACGGTTCGTGAACGGTTCAAGGTGGGAAAGGGTGCCCGGATTTCACAAGAAAAAGCGCGCTTGCCGTGCCGGCACGGGCGTTGCTCTGGGGTCCAAGCGACCACGGAGGAAACGAAGCGATGCGACTCGACTCAATCACCTTTGCCACGCTCATGCTGATCGGTTCGACTGCTGCCGCGCAGCCAATGCCAGGTCAGGCGTCGCCTGCGTCGAGTCAGCCTGGTGCCCCCGCATCTGGCAGCTACGATGTCGCGCTGCAGAACGCTCCACCCCCGATGGACACGCAGGATGACGAAGAAGAGAGCTGGAACGTCGGGGTGAAGGCGGGCGTGCTCACGGCTGGAAGTGTCTACGTGGAGGTGGCCGACCGCAGCTTCGACACCAGCGCAGGGCTGCTCCTGCTCGCCAACGTCGATGCCATGGTTGGCAAGCGCCTGTCGATGGGTGCCTTCGTACTCAACGCTCATCCGTCCGTGACCGTGCTCGGTACTGATTACGACGCTACGATCACGACGCTGGGCGGGACCATCAAGGGGCGCTTTGGTCCGAGTGGAGGTGTCAGCATTCGACCGGGGATCGCTTTTGGCTATCAGCTCATTTCAGGCGACGGCCCTGCCACGGACGATGTGAAGGGCTTCGACATCGGCGCGGTATTGGAGATTGCCATCCCCGTTGGCGGCTTGCGCGTTCCGCTCGAGGTGGGGTTCATCTCCCAACCTGCGGGCGGCAACGACGCCACCGACCTGACCTTCGCGCCGATTCCCTACCTTGCCGGTGGCGTGGAATTCGGCGGCTGATTCTGGACGAAATCTTCGGATCCCGGAACTCCGGAAGCGGCCAAGGCATGCCAGTCAATCAAACCACCCGCACGCCGGCCAGGGATCGACGAATGGCCCGTCGGTACTTGTACTTCGGATGGCCGAGGATCAGCGACGTCACCACCTTGTTCTCTCTCGGGATCCCGTAGCGGCTCCGCAAGACCTTCGACTGATCCACGATGGGCGGAACGATGCCGAGGATGGTCGTGCCCAATCCAAGCGAGACGGCCGCCAACATGGCGTGGTGACAGACCAAGTGGGCGTTCTCTTCGTAGGACATCGCCCAGCGGCTGCCGTGGAACAGCATCAACATCGGAGCGTGGTAGGTGTAGCGGTCGGTGCCATCGCGGAGGTACAGCTCGTTGTTGCGCTTGGCGATCTCCAGGGCGTGGTTCTGGAAGGCCCGAAAGATCTCGGCCCCCTTTGTGAGCCGAATCATCCCGCGGAAGAGCGGATTGGAGAATCCGTTCACCATCCAGGTGTAGTCCTTGACGAGTTCTCGCAGCAGGAAGTCCAGCTCCTCTCGGCGATCGATCACTACAACCTCCGTGGAGTGGGGCGGGAAGCCGATCGGCGCGGTGGATGCGGCTTCGAGGATGCGCTCGCGCATTTGTTCTGAGACGGGATCGGGCTTGAATACGCGGACACTTCGGCGCCGCCGCAGGAAGGCAAGGAACTCGTCGTAGCCGAAGGGAAGCTTCTTCAGCTCGCCGAAGGTCTCCTCGGGCAGTTCCGGCATTCGCAGGGACTGCGTGGGGCAAGCGGCGACGCACTGCCCACAGAGGATGCAGCGAGGTGCCCGCTCCCGCACCGTCGCCGCCTTGCCGTTCACCAGCTCCAAGATCTGCTCAGGGCAAACTGCGGCGCAGATGCCGTCCCCTCGGCAGGTATCTGGATTCACGAAATGCAGTCGATCGTTCATCGCCCACCCGATCCATTCTGCGCAACCAGTTCCAGCGTTGGTCCGCCGTTCGCACAGCTTGCGCTTCTTGCCGCTGCGTTTCCCCTCGTTGCGCTCATGCGTGGCTCATGAGGCAAGCGTCGTACCTTCTGGCGCAGCGATGAGGCCGCATGCCGCCGAAGGAGCGTCAGTCGTAGCGGCCGTCAGTTCCGGATGGCCTTAGAGCCCGGGGATGCGAGCACTGCCTCCGAGGGCGGGGGGCGTGAAGCGGCGCAGCCGTCCGCCGTCGAGCACCAGCACGAGTAGCGCCGGGTCGTCGAAGGGGCGACGGAACTCCACGCGGATGCGCTT is a window encoding:
- a CDS encoding thiamine pyrophosphate-binding protein, whose protein sequence is MSNHPHGGSIVGEVLAAHGVKCLYNLCGGHISPLLQGAKQNGLRVIDMRHEVSAAFAADAASRMTGIPGVCAVTAGPGVTNTTTAVKNAYEAQQPIIILGGATATVLRGRGSLQDIDQLSLMKTVTKWADRCNKVKDLVPMLEKAFAVASQGVPGPVFLEMPVDVLYPESIVSEWYMKESGVEKMKGPVGAAAQLALKAYLKKQFHMPHIPIPGWPSLRSPFADSIGAQLKEVTAALAKAERPVLVLGNQAMVNLTPERAGELAQAIERLGIPTFLAGSSRGLLGRHNEIQFRHKRTAALKEADVVLVAGFPFDFRLGYGQKINKHAFIASVNLDATALGKNRKPTLAVQAHPGHFLVQLAEQSARGQWQTWFDKLRQQEAARDEEIAASANAAGPLIDPIHLFLRIEEKLDDDSVLVADGGDFVATGAYIVRPRSPLSWLDPGVFGTLGVGGGFAVGAATVRPSAEVWLFYGDGSSAYSLAEFDTYVRSGLAPIAVIGNDASWQQIARDQVTILGDPVGTELRKTDYHRVAEGYGGKGLLLDDPAKVDETLDEAKRVAKSGTPVCINVHLAPSKFREGSLSI
- a CDS encoding nitroreductase family protein, coding for MNDRLHFVNPDTCRGDGICAAVCPEQILELVNGKAATVRERAPRCILCGQCVAACPTQSLRMPELPEETFGELKKLPFGYDEFLAFLRRRRSVRVFKPDPVSEQMRERILEAASTAPIGFPPHSTEVVVIDRREELDFLLRELVKDYTWMVNGFSNPLFRGMIRLTKGAEIFRAFQNHALEIAKRNNELYLRDGTDRYTYHAPMLMLFHGSRWAMSYEENAHLVCHHAMLAAVSLGLGTTILGIVPPIVDQSKVLRSRYGIPRENKVVTSLILGHPKYKYRRAIRRSLAGVRVV
- a CDS encoding sigma 54-interacting transcriptional regulator, whose amino-acid sequence is MTPEFGAQPLRDAHVSREPILLSIDPGGLRIDCRGSRTGVHVDGEEIQGAAWVDLDRLEAGVALELAGHVVLVAHWSRGAPEPNERFGMLGDSDALHVLLAQIAQAASHDAPVLLRGASGSGKELVAHAIHRASSRSGGPYVSVNVAAISPSTAAAELFGHHRGAFTGAGSAHGGWFGQAEGGTLFLDEIGEAPETVQPMLLRTLETGEVQPVGGQGLRRVSVRVLAATDADLEAAAEGGRFRMPLLHRLGAQTVQVPTLAARKSDIGVLLVHFLERALAEIGEGVPEFDENHPFLPATVVSRALAYSWPGNVRELSNFARELVLTRQGRRSLTVGPTFDRVLPRAGEVTQRGEVAHTAVTSVAATQVEAPREIDDAMLLSALRNNRFRVAATARQLGIAKNTLYQLMDRCAGVRKAKDLSREDILTVQDDCGGDVETMAERLEVSERGLKLRMRELNLG
- a CDS encoding alpha-galactosidase — translated: MAREFAPFGVEYFQLDDGYQIADGDWFPRADRFPSGMQAWSERVTDAGLIPGLWISAFTVDDSSTLAQQHPELLAHPSDNATSGLLSPDAGVHALNLSNDAALDFIAETMQRYKNDWGMGWIKLDFAYVAFPYMPRDAPELTSVEVYKRAIRKFRDVLGDDVFYLGIALMGVNYGVVDSMRVTLDTAPLWEETDPFLLLGSGGSFKATVKAAARRYYLHDRVWVNHNDLLFFRTDTSQPEPPVTEREAITLASFIGLSGSIVEFGEDLRTLTPAQIQIWRKLLPVYGPSARPLDLFTRMYPEHWLLSVNGTHAGSDASWKVLGLLNWGRNWDYTQDGAPPEMVDAERSYDVALSDLGLDPNRDYLANEFWSEEFLGVVRGRVTQKVPAHGHSLIALREATGRPQFLGHNRHLTQGGTDLAKESWDESSGTLSLSFDVDHGAPDSVPFEYRFRVYVPQGYALASASAGSASEANQVVTVTLTPESSKRVDLNLVFQ